From Shewanella psychrophila, a single genomic window includes:
- a CDS encoding AI-2E family transporter, with protein sequence MDNQQGNNRVGNQQSKIFVNNMMESAIRIGLLFMLIVWTYDIIRPFVIPVLWGAIIAVALMPLTQKLEKAFKGRRGIAATALAIIGIALLVVPFVLVSGSIFDGVSRTIEVLQSGDVKIPGPTQKVADIPVLGDKLYEIWALFSTNLEKAVQHFLPEIKTAVGTIASVIGSSLATLMMFIISLAIAAGFMSHAEKISEAVSTVAVRVVGKNGEEWTTLTAATIRSVLLGVVGVAFIQSMLIGSAMFVFDVPAAGLITLGVLILGIAQLPALIVVLPVIFYVFSTQDTTPATIFTIWVLLAGVSDNFLKPLLMGRGVDVPMPVILIGAIGGMLSAGIIGLFLGAVVLAIWYELFVVWLKAGKEQEAAQELAIECDTSEPNLEAVANEVK encoded by the coding sequence ATGGATAATCAACAAGGAAATAATCGAGTGGGAAATCAGCAGAGTAAAATATTCGTCAATAACATGATGGAGTCGGCTATTCGCATCGGCTTGCTGTTTATGCTTATCGTATGGACATATGACATTATCAGGCCCTTCGTCATTCCCGTGTTGTGGGGTGCCATCATAGCCGTGGCTCTGATGCCGCTGACCCAAAAGTTAGAGAAGGCCTTCAAAGGCAGGCGCGGTATCGCTGCGACCGCACTGGCTATTATCGGAATCGCCCTTCTGGTCGTTCCATTTGTCTTAGTCTCAGGTTCAATATTCGATGGCGTTAGCCGCACCATAGAGGTGTTGCAGAGTGGCGATGTTAAGATCCCTGGTCCCACCCAGAAGGTGGCTGACATTCCTGTGCTCGGCGATAAGCTTTATGAAATATGGGCCTTGTTCTCCACAAATCTAGAGAAGGCGGTGCAGCACTTTTTACCGGAGATAAAGACAGCCGTGGGCACAATTGCCTCGGTTATAGGTAGCAGCTTGGCGACTCTGATGATGTTTATCATTTCCTTAGCTATTGCGGCAGGTTTCATGTCACATGCAGAGAAAATCTCCGAGGCCGTTAGCACTGTCGCAGTACGAGTTGTGGGTAAGAATGGCGAGGAATGGACTACACTCACGGCCGCGACCATACGCAGCGTCTTGCTTGGGGTTGTCGGCGTGGCGTTTATCCAGTCGATGTTAATCGGCTCCGCCATGTTCGTATTTGATGTGCCTGCGGCAGGTCTCATCACATTAGGTGTGCTGATACTCGGTATCGCCCAGCTGCCCGCATTGATCGTTGTGCTGCCGGTGATTTTTTATGTGTTTTCTACTCAGGATACGACCCCAGCGACCATCTTCACTATATGGGTGCTGCTAGCAGGCGTGTCGGATAACTTCCTTAAGCCTCTGTTGATGGGACGTGGAGTGGATGTGCCTATGCCCGTTATCTTGATCGGTGCCATCGGCGGCATGTTGTCGGCTGGGATAATAGGTTTGTTCCTCGGCGCCGTAGTGCTCGCCATCTGGTATGAGTTATTTGTTGTCTGGTTAAAGGCTGGCAAGGAACAAGAGGCAGCACAAGAACTAGCGATTGAATGTGACACTTCTGAGCCTAACCTCGAAGCTGTGGCTAATGAAGTCAAATAG
- a CDS encoding potassium channel family protein produces the protein MNKKINKENNFYYMTFALIALLITSSLVEVMPSGILEYVLEGVIVLTFLVCILSLRFDPRWKRFMQTLALCWVLASILRQALGIQEIDFLVLLIMFAFFWGTFRSISRQILFTGTVDSNKVVGSVALFLLMGLMWTIAYLVVMEFSPDSFTGMNQMSWGDNFSQMAYFSFVTLTTLGYGDISPISPFSQVLVYMEAIAGVFYMAIVVASLVSSNQGKQHG, from the coding sequence ATGAATAAGAAAATCAATAAGGAGAACAACTTCTACTACATGACCTTCGCGCTTATTGCCTTGCTGATAACCTCATCTCTGGTAGAGGTGATGCCGAGCGGTATCTTAGAGTACGTGCTCGAAGGAGTGATAGTGCTCACCTTCTTGGTTTGTATATTGAGTCTGCGTTTCGATCCTCGTTGGAAACGTTTCATGCAGACGTTAGCCTTGTGCTGGGTGCTTGCCTCGATACTTAGGCAAGCCTTAGGTATACAGGAGATAGATTTTTTGGTGCTACTGATTATGTTTGCCTTCTTCTGGGGCACGTTCAGATCTATCTCTAGGCAGATTTTATTTACAGGCACAGTGGACAGCAACAAGGTGGTGGGGTCTGTGGCCCTGTTCCTCCTGATGGGCTTGATGTGGACCATAGCCTATCTGGTGGTTATGGAGTTTTCGCCAGATTCTTTTACCGGTATGAATCAGATGTCCTGGGGGGATAATTTCTCTCAGATGGCCTATTTTAGCTTCGTTACTTTAACAACATTAGGCTATGGGGATATCAGTCCCATCAGCCCATTTTCACAGGTTCTTGTCTACATGGAAGCGATTGCCGGCGTGTTTTATATGGCTATCGTGGTAGCGAGTTTAGTAAGTTCAAATCAGGGAAAACAGCATGGATAA